Proteins encoded by one window of Microplitis mediator isolate UGA2020A chromosome 1, iyMicMedi2.1, whole genome shotgun sequence:
- the LOC130674231 gene encoding uncharacterized protein LOC130674231 isoform X1 — translation MSSITIGPNDSNPSGFSPAPPPPPPPPVPGQMPTMRINTESQMSKRPNTYNNDAYEPPAAIQNAMMTKDKKPFTYTPGMGGKLDLSQIRSPRMARRVAKNANDEGIEGPPKSPLANEQTRPAQVTPPAAANLFVQPQVAVPVFPTSVSPTTRPVPRNIIVPEKIEVRPIKIEQKSSQPTSPDTPTTPIQVTLAKAPTPWLQQKSKPAEELPEWAKRPTNGSGQESPTSPVLPASINVQAVPVQVSGQRVQAKPVGANERVIPVRIEDRPSVFTVKNEQGHHQFKQTPHQQRWGNSQQNLPQNTTAKITVAPPKPQLTSPGTYIVPIAVEGAHDIQPNYDYQSSPVNAVRSQGRNIQEIGPGAPVQSRSFRVLQKLTDTDDDIDSEQLRKLQLTEDDKVLMNKFKEQVDGDTYLHQEEDPRYRGAAIPSRAFRYLQNMTDSNEVPINTNAPRAVNSALKRQNRNSRSFDESPQIQSNLPPSEQQAPEPKIYTGSAIPSRSFRILQAMTTPDSLAIGTQELPAELPGQVTSNITLGNNHQGIFIPHYSQPIYWAYYPLAYSAGQSLEYRPYQQQEYCCPNQFQRHNISGHFNPCNGNVGYYQNNGLPLYVVAGDRIYDGPSGHYEASVAQDSQQEVSSDDSSHNLKEIKPRMLFVEGPSHEILKASDHLKQTGASSDDSSHALIGIKPRMLFSEGPSHEILKPSDHLKQTGVISDDSSHNPTGIKPRMPFSEGPSHEILKPTDHLNQTGVISDDSSHNPTEIKPRMLFVDGPSHETLKPTDHLKQTGVISDDFNQKLMTMQPRMLFVEGPSHETLKPTDHLKQTGVIPDNSSHNPAGIKPRMLFPDGPSHETSKPIDHLKQTGVIPDDSSHNLTGIKPRILFSEGPSHEILKPTDHLNQTGVISDDSSHNPTGMQPRMLFAESPSHEILKPTDHLNQTRVIPDDFNQKLMTMRPRMLFVEDPSHETLKPTNHLKQTGVIPDDSSPKSTATQLRMPFADDPNSNQPKTTDISSNHPSHSSVSNQPTAFVDNPSHCNPPKDLDRPSNAMLKRPKDHFKHPKTPDASSHDLPPAILTDGPSNYETLKQPRTVSVNLPSPSSITSPENSGNLTPGPVNVFQGMNTSSYQASSDFSMNILHEDLDSSDSSSSANNIDDGIEALGTSTSDSDSDSYLAYSTGLNPSPVCEETKLPDCEIAHQVEGPTINVSLPLKVSKPTELTDEIHVDFTLTRPKSWCQDGSNRSYGQAKEETDDDDSGVTSQSDLSRIISEVDTDSESGPKQKKINSYKRTQTHSRLFKLITDDSAFLEPHKLSRQLNDREINSIKKSFKFTDFKSRATGAPPELTLRNFGRPLSLQINRKDEFYRKFIIKESNISDNFVVKNNKFNLKPNVLCPRIKSFKSINKLKDN, via the exons ATGAGCTCTATAACTATTgg accAAATGATTCAAATCCttcag GATTTAGTCCTGCCCCACccccaccaccaccaccaccggTACCTGGTCAGATGCCAACCATGAGAATTAATACTGAG AGCCAGATGTCAAAAAGACCAAatacttataataatgatGCATATGAGCCACCGGCGGCGATACAGAACGCGATGATGACCAAGGACAAAAAACCTTTCACTTACACTCCGGGCATGGGAGGTAAATTGGACCTATCACAAATTCGCAGTCCGAGAATGGCCCGTAGAGTCGCTAAGAACGCCAATGATGAAGGTATCGAAGGACCACCAAAGTCACCGCTGGCTAATGAACAAACACGCCCGGCCCAAGTTACCCCACCCGCGGCTGCGAATCTTTTCGTTCAACCGCAAGTCGCTGTTCCGGTTTTTCCGACCAGTGTCTCGCCGACTACAAGACCGGTTCCGCGGAATATCatcg tgcCAGAAAAAATCGAAGTCCGGCCGATAAAAATCGAGCAGAAATCATCGCAGCCGACGTCACCCGACACTCCGACGACTCCAATCCAAGTGACGTTAGCAAAAGCACCGACCCCTTGGTTGCAGCAGAAATCAAAGCCCGCGGAAGAGCTTCCCGAGTGGGCAAAACGGCCCACAAACGGATCTGGGCAAGAAAGTCCGACATCTCCAGTTCTGCCGGCTTCGATAAACGTCCAGGCAGTTCCTGTCCAAGTATCTGGTCAAAGAGTTCAAGCAAAACCTGTTGGAGCCAACGAACGAGTTATTCCTGTCCgg ATCGAAGATCGTCCATCTGTATTCACGGTTAAAAATGAACAAGGGCACCATCAATTTAAGCAGACACCGCACCAACAACGATGGGGAAATTCACAACAAAATTTACCACAAAATACTACTGCTAAAATTACCGTCGCTCCACCGAAGCCTCAATTAACTAGTCCCGGAACTTACATTGTCCCTATTGCTGTTGAAGGCGCTCATGATATCCAGCCTAATTATGATTATCAGTCTAGTCCAGTAAATGCAGTCAG AAGTCAAGGAAGAAATATTCAAGAAATAGGACCTGGGGCACCAGTTCAATCTCGTTCATTTAgagttttacaaaaattaacagACACTGATGATGACATTGATAGTGAACAATTGCGTAAATTACAATTGACTGAAGATGATAAAGTtcttatgaataaatttaaagaacaAG TGGATGGTGATACATATTTACATCAAGAAGAAGATCCTAGATATCGTGGTGCAGCTATTCCATCACGAGCATTtagatatttacaaaatatgaCTGATTCCAATGAAGTACCAATTAATACAAatg CACCTAGAGCTGTCAACAGTGCATTGAAGAGACAAAATAGAAATTCGCGATCATttg ATGAGTCACCACAAATCCAATCAAATCTACCGCCGAGTGAGCAACAGGCACCAGAGCCTAAAATATATACCGGAAGTGCAATACCATCGCGGTCATTCCGGATATTACAGGCGATGACCACTCCCGATTCTCTTG CAATAGGGACCCAAGAATTACCAGCAGAATTACCCGGTCAAGTAACAAGTAACATAACCTTGGGCAATAATCACCAGGGAATATTTATCCCGCATTATTCCCAGCCCATCTATTGGGCGTATTATCCGTTAGCTTACTCGGCTGGTCAGAGTCTAGAATACCGACCTTACCAACAGCAAGAATATTGTTGCCCGAATCAGTTTCAGCGTCACAATATTAGTGGCCATTTTAATCCATGTAACGGAAATGTTGGTTACTATCAAAATAACGGCTTGCCATTGTATGTTGTTGCTGGAGATAGGATTTATGATGGCCCTAGTGGTCATTATGAGGCTTCGGTAGCTCAAGATAGTCAACAAGAGGTCAGTTCTGATGATTCTAGTCATAACCTAAAAGAAATAAAGCCTAGAATGCTATTTGTCGAAGGTCCTAgtcatgaaattttgaaagctAGTGATCATTTGAAGCAGACAGGAGCCAGTTCTGATGATTCTAGTCATGCCCTAATAGGAATAAAGCCTAGAATGCTATTTTCTGAAGGCCCTAGTCATGAAATTTTGAAGCCTAGTGATCATTTGAAGCAGACAGGAGTCATTTCTGATGATTCTAGTCATAACCCAACAGGAATAAAGCCTAGAATGCCATTTTCTGAAGGTCCTAGTCATGAAATTTTGAAGCCTACCGATCACTTGAACCAGACAGGAGTCATTTCTGATGATTCTAGTCATAACCCAACAGAAATAAAGCCTAGAATGCTATTTGTCGATGGTCCTAGTCATGAAACTTTAAAGCCTACTGATCATTTGAAGCAGACAGGAGTCATTTCTGATGATTTTAATCAGAAGTTAATGACAATGCAGCCTAGAATGCTATTTGTCGAAGGTCCTAGTCATGAAACTTTAAAGCCTACTGATCATTTGAAGCAGACAGGAGTCATTCCTGATAATTCTAGTCATAATCCAGCAGGAATAAAGCCTAGAATGCTATTTCCTGACGGTCCTAGTCATGAAACTTCGAAGCCTATTGACCATTTGAAGCAAACAGGAGTCATTCCTGATGATTCTAGTCATAACCTAACAGGAATAAAGCCTAGAATACTATTTTCTGAAGGTCCTAGTCATGAAATTTTGAAGCCTACCGATCACTTGAACCAGACAGGAGTCATTTCTGATGATTCTAGTCATAATCCAACAGGAATGCAGCCTAGAATGCTATTTGCCGAAAGTCCTAGTCATGAAATTTTGAAGCCTACCGATCACTTGAACCAGACAAGAGTCATTCCTGATGATTTTAATCAGAAGTTAATGACAATGCGGCCTAGAATGCTATTTGTCGAAGATCCTAGTCATGAAACTCTGAAGCCTACTAATCATTTGAAGCAAACAGGAGTCATTCCTGATGATTCTAGTCCTAAATCAACAGCTACCCAGCTTAGAATGCCATTTGCTGACGACCCTAATTCAAACCAGCCCAAAACAACCGATATTTCTAGTAACCATCCCAGTCATAGCTCAGTTTCCAACCAGCCTACAGCTTTTGTCGATAATCCTAGTCATTGTAACCCCCCAAAAGACCTAGACCGTCCCTCAAACGCGATGTTAAAACGTCCCAAAGATCATTTCAAGCATCCAAAGACTCCAGATGCCTCCAGCCATGATTTACCTCCAGCAATCCTGACTGATGGTCCCAGCAACTATGAGACTTTGAAGCAACCGAGAACAGTTTCCGTCAATCTTCCAAGTCCCAGCTCGATTACCAGCCCGGAAAACTCTGGAAACTTGACCCCCGGTCCTGTCAATGTCTTCCAGGGTATGAATACCAGCAGCTATCAGGCTTCCAGTGACttttcaatgaatattttgcacgAGGATCTCGATAGTTCCGACAGTAGTTCCAGCGCCAATAACATCGACGACGGAATTGAAGCCCTGGGGACTTCGACTTCTGATTCGGACTCCGATTCCTACCTCGCGTACTCCACTGGCCTGAATCCTTCCCCAGTTTGCGAGGAAACCAAACTTCCGGACTGTGAAATCGCTCATCAAGTTGAAGGCCCGACAATAAACGTCAGCCTTCCGCTAAAAGTATCGAAGCCTACGGAGCTAACTGATGAAATCCACGTGGACTTCACACTGACCAGACCGAAGTCATGGTGCCAAGATGGCAGCAATCGATCCTATGGTCAAGCAAAAGAAGAAACCGACGATGACGACAGCGGGGTCACGTCTCAGTCAGATTTGAGCCGGATCATATCCGAAGTCGATACCGATTCCGAGTCTGGGCCGaagcagaaaaaaataaacagctACAAGCGCACGCAGACTCACTcacgtttatttaaattaataaccgACGACTCGGCATTTTTAGAACCTCATAAATTATCACGGCAGTTAAATGACAGAGaaataaattctattaaaaaatcttttaaatttacggATTTTAAATCTCGCGCCACTGGAGCGCCGCCTGAACTGACGCTCAGGAACTTCGGGCGGCCATTAAGTTTGCAGATAAACCGAAAAGatgaattttatagaaaatttatcattaaagaGTCGAATATTTCGGATAATTTTGttgtcaaaaataataaatttaatttaaaaccaaaTGTACTCTGCCCgagaataaaaagttttaaaagtattaataaattaaaagataattaa
- the LOC130674231 gene encoding uncharacterized protein LOC130674231 isoform X2, with amino-acid sequence MSSITIGPNDSNPSGFSPAPPPPPPPPVPGQMPTMRINTESQMSKRPNTYNNDAYEPPAAIQNAMMTKDKKPFTYTPGMGGKLDLSQIRSPRMARRVAKNANDEGIEGPPKSPLANEQTRPAQVTPPAAANLFVQPQVAVPVFPTSVSPTTRPVPRNIIVPEKIEVRPIKIEQKSSQPTSPDTPTTPIQVTLAKAPTPWLQQKSKPAEELPEWAKRPTNGSGQESPTSPVLPASINVQAVPVQVSGQRVQAKPVGANERVIPVRIEDRPSVFTVKNEQGHHQFKQTPHQQRWGNSQQNLPQNTTAKITVAPPKPQLTSPGTYIVPIAVEGAHDIQPNYDYQSSPVNAVRSQGRNIQEIGPGAPVQSRSFRVLQKLTDTDDDIDSEQLRKLQLTEDDKVLMNKFKEQVDGDTYLHQEEDPRYRGAAIPSRAFRYLQNMTDSNEVPINTNDESPQIQSNLPPSEQQAPEPKIYTGSAIPSRSFRILQAMTTPDSLAIGTQELPAELPGQVTSNITLGNNHQGIFIPHYSQPIYWAYYPLAYSAGQSLEYRPYQQQEYCCPNQFQRHNISGHFNPCNGNVGYYQNNGLPLYVVAGDRIYDGPSGHYEASVAQDSQQEVSSDDSSHNLKEIKPRMLFVEGPSHEILKASDHLKQTGASSDDSSHALIGIKPRMLFSEGPSHEILKPSDHLKQTGVISDDSSHNPTGIKPRMPFSEGPSHEILKPTDHLNQTGVISDDSSHNPTEIKPRMLFVDGPSHETLKPTDHLKQTGVISDDFNQKLMTMQPRMLFVEGPSHETLKPTDHLKQTGVIPDNSSHNPAGIKPRMLFPDGPSHETSKPIDHLKQTGVIPDDSSHNLTGIKPRILFSEGPSHEILKPTDHLNQTGVISDDSSHNPTGMQPRMLFAESPSHEILKPTDHLNQTRVIPDDFNQKLMTMRPRMLFVEDPSHETLKPTNHLKQTGVIPDDSSPKSTATQLRMPFADDPNSNQPKTTDISSNHPSHSSVSNQPTAFVDNPSHCNPPKDLDRPSNAMLKRPKDHFKHPKTPDASSHDLPPAILTDGPSNYETLKQPRTVSVNLPSPSSITSPENSGNLTPGPVNVFQGMNTSSYQASSDFSMNILHEDLDSSDSSSSANNIDDGIEALGTSTSDSDSDSYLAYSTGLNPSPVCEETKLPDCEIAHQVEGPTINVSLPLKVSKPTELTDEIHVDFTLTRPKSWCQDGSNRSYGQAKEETDDDDSGVTSQSDLSRIISEVDTDSESGPKQKKINSYKRTQTHSRLFKLITDDSAFLEPHKLSRQLNDREINSIKKSFKFTDFKSRATGAPPELTLRNFGRPLSLQINRKDEFYRKFIIKESNISDNFVVKNNKFNLKPNVLCPRIKSFKSINKLKDN; translated from the exons ATGAGCTCTATAACTATTgg accAAATGATTCAAATCCttcag GATTTAGTCCTGCCCCACccccaccaccaccaccaccggTACCTGGTCAGATGCCAACCATGAGAATTAATACTGAG AGCCAGATGTCAAAAAGACCAAatacttataataatgatGCATATGAGCCACCGGCGGCGATACAGAACGCGATGATGACCAAGGACAAAAAACCTTTCACTTACACTCCGGGCATGGGAGGTAAATTGGACCTATCACAAATTCGCAGTCCGAGAATGGCCCGTAGAGTCGCTAAGAACGCCAATGATGAAGGTATCGAAGGACCACCAAAGTCACCGCTGGCTAATGAACAAACACGCCCGGCCCAAGTTACCCCACCCGCGGCTGCGAATCTTTTCGTTCAACCGCAAGTCGCTGTTCCGGTTTTTCCGACCAGTGTCTCGCCGACTACAAGACCGGTTCCGCGGAATATCatcg tgcCAGAAAAAATCGAAGTCCGGCCGATAAAAATCGAGCAGAAATCATCGCAGCCGACGTCACCCGACACTCCGACGACTCCAATCCAAGTGACGTTAGCAAAAGCACCGACCCCTTGGTTGCAGCAGAAATCAAAGCCCGCGGAAGAGCTTCCCGAGTGGGCAAAACGGCCCACAAACGGATCTGGGCAAGAAAGTCCGACATCTCCAGTTCTGCCGGCTTCGATAAACGTCCAGGCAGTTCCTGTCCAAGTATCTGGTCAAAGAGTTCAAGCAAAACCTGTTGGAGCCAACGAACGAGTTATTCCTGTCCgg ATCGAAGATCGTCCATCTGTATTCACGGTTAAAAATGAACAAGGGCACCATCAATTTAAGCAGACACCGCACCAACAACGATGGGGAAATTCACAACAAAATTTACCACAAAATACTACTGCTAAAATTACCGTCGCTCCACCGAAGCCTCAATTAACTAGTCCCGGAACTTACATTGTCCCTATTGCTGTTGAAGGCGCTCATGATATCCAGCCTAATTATGATTATCAGTCTAGTCCAGTAAATGCAGTCAG AAGTCAAGGAAGAAATATTCAAGAAATAGGACCTGGGGCACCAGTTCAATCTCGTTCATTTAgagttttacaaaaattaacagACACTGATGATGACATTGATAGTGAACAATTGCGTAAATTACAATTGACTGAAGATGATAAAGTtcttatgaataaatttaaagaacaAG TGGATGGTGATACATATTTACATCAAGAAGAAGATCCTAGATATCGTGGTGCAGCTATTCCATCACGAGCATTtagatatttacaaaatatgaCTGATTCCAATGAAGTACCAATTAATACAAatg ATGAGTCACCACAAATCCAATCAAATCTACCGCCGAGTGAGCAACAGGCACCAGAGCCTAAAATATATACCGGAAGTGCAATACCATCGCGGTCATTCCGGATATTACAGGCGATGACCACTCCCGATTCTCTTG CAATAGGGACCCAAGAATTACCAGCAGAATTACCCGGTCAAGTAACAAGTAACATAACCTTGGGCAATAATCACCAGGGAATATTTATCCCGCATTATTCCCAGCCCATCTATTGGGCGTATTATCCGTTAGCTTACTCGGCTGGTCAGAGTCTAGAATACCGACCTTACCAACAGCAAGAATATTGTTGCCCGAATCAGTTTCAGCGTCACAATATTAGTGGCCATTTTAATCCATGTAACGGAAATGTTGGTTACTATCAAAATAACGGCTTGCCATTGTATGTTGTTGCTGGAGATAGGATTTATGATGGCCCTAGTGGTCATTATGAGGCTTCGGTAGCTCAAGATAGTCAACAAGAGGTCAGTTCTGATGATTCTAGTCATAACCTAAAAGAAATAAAGCCTAGAATGCTATTTGTCGAAGGTCCTAgtcatgaaattttgaaagctAGTGATCATTTGAAGCAGACAGGAGCCAGTTCTGATGATTCTAGTCATGCCCTAATAGGAATAAAGCCTAGAATGCTATTTTCTGAAGGCCCTAGTCATGAAATTTTGAAGCCTAGTGATCATTTGAAGCAGACAGGAGTCATTTCTGATGATTCTAGTCATAACCCAACAGGAATAAAGCCTAGAATGCCATTTTCTGAAGGTCCTAGTCATGAAATTTTGAAGCCTACCGATCACTTGAACCAGACAGGAGTCATTTCTGATGATTCTAGTCATAACCCAACAGAAATAAAGCCTAGAATGCTATTTGTCGATGGTCCTAGTCATGAAACTTTAAAGCCTACTGATCATTTGAAGCAGACAGGAGTCATTTCTGATGATTTTAATCAGAAGTTAATGACAATGCAGCCTAGAATGCTATTTGTCGAAGGTCCTAGTCATGAAACTTTAAAGCCTACTGATCATTTGAAGCAGACAGGAGTCATTCCTGATAATTCTAGTCATAATCCAGCAGGAATAAAGCCTAGAATGCTATTTCCTGACGGTCCTAGTCATGAAACTTCGAAGCCTATTGACCATTTGAAGCAAACAGGAGTCATTCCTGATGATTCTAGTCATAACCTAACAGGAATAAAGCCTAGAATACTATTTTCTGAAGGTCCTAGTCATGAAATTTTGAAGCCTACCGATCACTTGAACCAGACAGGAGTCATTTCTGATGATTCTAGTCATAATCCAACAGGAATGCAGCCTAGAATGCTATTTGCCGAAAGTCCTAGTCATGAAATTTTGAAGCCTACCGATCACTTGAACCAGACAAGAGTCATTCCTGATGATTTTAATCAGAAGTTAATGACAATGCGGCCTAGAATGCTATTTGTCGAAGATCCTAGTCATGAAACTCTGAAGCCTACTAATCATTTGAAGCAAACAGGAGTCATTCCTGATGATTCTAGTCCTAAATCAACAGCTACCCAGCTTAGAATGCCATTTGCTGACGACCCTAATTCAAACCAGCCCAAAACAACCGATATTTCTAGTAACCATCCCAGTCATAGCTCAGTTTCCAACCAGCCTACAGCTTTTGTCGATAATCCTAGTCATTGTAACCCCCCAAAAGACCTAGACCGTCCCTCAAACGCGATGTTAAAACGTCCCAAAGATCATTTCAAGCATCCAAAGACTCCAGATGCCTCCAGCCATGATTTACCTCCAGCAATCCTGACTGATGGTCCCAGCAACTATGAGACTTTGAAGCAACCGAGAACAGTTTCCGTCAATCTTCCAAGTCCCAGCTCGATTACCAGCCCGGAAAACTCTGGAAACTTGACCCCCGGTCCTGTCAATGTCTTCCAGGGTATGAATACCAGCAGCTATCAGGCTTCCAGTGACttttcaatgaatattttgcacgAGGATCTCGATAGTTCCGACAGTAGTTCCAGCGCCAATAACATCGACGACGGAATTGAAGCCCTGGGGACTTCGACTTCTGATTCGGACTCCGATTCCTACCTCGCGTACTCCACTGGCCTGAATCCTTCCCCAGTTTGCGAGGAAACCAAACTTCCGGACTGTGAAATCGCTCATCAAGTTGAAGGCCCGACAATAAACGTCAGCCTTCCGCTAAAAGTATCGAAGCCTACGGAGCTAACTGATGAAATCCACGTGGACTTCACACTGACCAGACCGAAGTCATGGTGCCAAGATGGCAGCAATCGATCCTATGGTCAAGCAAAAGAAGAAACCGACGATGACGACAGCGGGGTCACGTCTCAGTCAGATTTGAGCCGGATCATATCCGAAGTCGATACCGATTCCGAGTCTGGGCCGaagcagaaaaaaataaacagctACAAGCGCACGCAGACTCACTcacgtttatttaaattaataaccgACGACTCGGCATTTTTAGAACCTCATAAATTATCACGGCAGTTAAATGACAGAGaaataaattctattaaaaaatcttttaaatttacggATTTTAAATCTCGCGCCACTGGAGCGCCGCCTGAACTGACGCTCAGGAACTTCGGGCGGCCATTAAGTTTGCAGATAAACCGAAAAGatgaattttatagaaaatttatcattaaagaGTCGAATATTTCGGATAATTTTGttgtcaaaaataataaatttaatttaaaaccaaaTGTACTCTGCCCgagaataaaaagttttaaaagtattaataaattaaaagataattaa
- the LOC130678170 gene encoding uncharacterized protein DDB_G0283697-like has protein sequence MATYKIFAIVSIFGLSVSGRSYPVTHQSLADVSNSNPRAPNFQFFTPEAPKKSNENCEKVIKNGMMCFVCKDPQKKGQLEQCAYLSHPPKKYSGHKKVKPEPDIDELGPKPTKNNEKKLRRYDESSESDDNSNYSAEFDTFDYYPDYTTKSETSAKLTDDKNDCHDVRRDDGSICTVCKNSKNGGNSERCRREYQPKENVYSYRKSNSFGYPKKSVGNKGTKSKKGDDKGQQSQSYRRRDSNDDDNDDTDSYDYDGAEDRRGSENCEEEERDGMICKICLNPSTNGKSEQCSYSYQPEDKLFAYTNKRSFGDHGDRDD, from the exons ATGGCGACGTATAag attttcgCCATCGTAAGCATCTTTGGTTTGTCCGTCTCCGGTCGCTCATACCCCGTGACCCATCAGTCATTAGCCGACgtttcaaattcaaatccCCGGGCGCcaaactttcaattttttacccCCGAAgctccaaaaaaaagtaacgaaAACTGtgaaaaagttatcaaaaacgGCATGATGTGTTTTGTATGCAAAGATCCTCAAAAAAAGGGCCAATTAGAACAATGCGCGTATCTATCTCATCCTCCGAAAAAATATTCGGGtcacaaaaaagtaaaacctGAGCCGGACATTGACGAGCTTGGACCCAAGCCCActaaaaacaatgaaaaaaaattacgaagaTACGACGAAAGTTCCGAAAGTGacgataattcaaattattcagcCGAATTTGACACTTTCGATTACTACCCCGACTATACAACAAAATCTGAAACATCAGCAAAATTAACCGACGATAAAAATGACTGTCATGACGTTAGAAGAGACGACGGCTCAATTTGTACCGTttgcaaaaattcaaaaaatggcGGCAACTCAGAGCGCTGCCGTCGCGAGTATCAACCGAAAGAAAATGTCTACAGTTACAGGAAGTCCAATAGTTTTGGTTATCCCAAAAAATCAGTTGGGAACAAAGGAACCAAAAGCAAGAAGGGAGACGATAAGGGTCAGCAGAGCCAAAGCTACAGAAGGCGCGATagtaatgatgatgataatgatgataccGACAGTTACGACTACGATGGGGCCGAAGACAGAAGAGGCTCGGAAAATTGTGAAGAAGAAGAACGGGATGGAATGATTTGCAAAATTTGTTTGAATCCAAGTACTAATGGGAAATCGGAACAGTGTTCGTATTCTTATCAACCGGAGGATAAATTATTTGCTTACACTAATAAGCGGTCATTTGGTGATCATGGTGATCGAGatgattaa